The Saliniramus fredricksonii genome segment CGACGAATTGCTCACGCAATGTGAACTGCTCCGGCGTCGTCGCGCGGATCTCGCCCTGCATGTCGGTATCGATCACGCCGGGGGCGAGGCTCTCGATCGCGAGATGCGGTACGGTATCGGCGGCGAGGGAGCGGGCATGATGGTCGAGTGCGGCCTTGGTGGCGCAATAGATCGACCAGCCCGGCATCGGGCGCCGTCCCGCACCGCTGGAAATATGCATGATCCGCCGGTCCGCAACCTTCTCCGTCGCGGCGATGAAGGCATTGGCCGCCATCAGTGGCCCGGCAATGTTGAGCGTCACCGCCTGCGCGATGGTGGCGATGTCGAGCGCGCCGCTGGGCCCGATCGGCTGGACGATGCCGGCATTGTTGATCAGGATCGCGGTCTGCGCATCGGCCAGGAAATCGCGCATTTCGGCGCCGGCGAGCCAGGATTGCGCTGCTTGCGCATCTGAAAGATCGAGCGTGACCTCCTGAAGATTCTGCGAAAAGCGCTCCGCCAACGCGGCGTTCGACCGGCGCGACACCCCGAGCACACGGACGTCGCGCGCCAGCAGCGCCTGCGCCATCCCGCCACCGAGCCCGCGCGAATGTCCCGTCACGATTGCCTTGATCATCTGCTGTTATCCTTCATCGAAAACCGGTGTCCCGGTCGGCGTCACCCTGTCAAAGCCGTGCCGCCGGCGCAAGCGCGGGATCGATGGCGGGCGCACCGCAGCCACCAAGAACCGGCGCACAAAGCATCAGCGCGATCAGATCGGCCTGGCGGTTGGTGCGGGTCTTGCCGAAAATGTTGCGCAGATGGAACGATACCGTCGTCTGCGAGATCCCGAGCGCACCGGCGATCGCATCGAGCCGTTCACCCGCCGCGAGTCGCCCCGCCACGGCACTCTCAGTGGGCGTGAGACCGAAGATCTGGGCCAGCATGGCATCGGACAGGCGCGTGCGGCGCGCGGAATCGACGAGGAACAGCGCAATCTGCGCATCGCCCTGCTCCACCGTATCACGGCCCGGCAGCGCGGCGACCATCACCATCAGTGTGCCGCCATCCGGCACCGGCTTGCCGGATTCGGGCGGATCAAGGGCCATCGCCCCGGAAAACGCCTCTGAGGCACGACTGGCCTGCTCGGCCCGATCGATCAGAGAGCGCAGGCCGGCACCGCCGAAACCGGGCGGCAGCCGCGCCGGGTCGCTCTGACCGTATTGCGTCGCCAGCAGGCGCGTGGCGGCCTCGTTGCCGTGCAGGATCCTGCCGCCGCTGCCCATGAGCATGATTCCGGTGGCGATGGTGTCGAGCACCGCGAGCGCGCCATCGCCCCGCATGGCTTCGAGGGCGGCGCGGGG includes the following:
- a CDS encoding SDR family oxidoreductase: MIKAIVTGHSRGLGGGMAQALLARDVRVLGVSRRSNAALAERFSQNLQEVTLDLSDAQAAQSWLAGAEMRDFLADAQTAILINNAGIVQPIGPSGALDIATIAQAVTLNIAGPLMAANAFIAATEKVADRRIMHISSGAGRRPMPGWSIYCATKAALDHHARSLAADTVPHLAIESLAPGVIDTDMQGEIRATTPEQFTLREQFVAMKQNNDLSSPESCGEAIVAHLLGPRFGAEVITDIRQLG
- a CDS encoding response regulator is translated as MIDAPLILVCEDEAELRRDIIEELSEAGYRTVEAADGKEALVQLAACRPDLTLCDITMPRLDGYGVLAQVRRDHPELARMPFVFLTVFADPADMVEGKRAGADDYLVKPIDYDLLLATVEARLREIARWRAHDVDAMAQPRAALEAMRGDGALAVLDTIATGIMLMGSGGRILHGNEAATRLLATQYGQSDPARLPPGFGGAGLRSLIDRAEQASRASEAFSGAMALDPPESGKPVPDGGTLMVMVAALPGRDTVEQGDAQIALFLVDSARRTRLSDAMLAQIFGLTPTESAVAGRLAAGERLDAIAGALGISQTTVSFHLRNIFGKTRTNRQADLIALMLCAPVLGGCGAPAIDPALAPAARL